TTGATAGTGTatgttttacctcgtcgatgtGTTTTGATGATGACGACACTGTTGTTGCTGAATACAATTGAACCACATACGGCTCAGCCTTCGGACATCTCGCCATTATTTCTCATAGAGTTTGTCGATTTGATACGAGAACTATTCTGCGAAGGGTAAGTGTTAAGACACGTGCAtgtggttttaaaggcactggacactattggtaattactcaatataactgtgagcataaaaacttacttggtatcacCATGCCTCCATGGTATTACAagcaatggcgagctgttgaagtaacgtagttttcgagagagaagttattttccactaaaatatttgaatttgatttcgagaccgcagaaTTTGACTTTTATGaggtccgaaatcaagcatctaacagcgcacaactttgtgtgacaacgtttttttcccccagtattatctcgcaacttcgacgaccaattgagctcaaattttcacaagtttgttattttgtgcatagtgttgagatataccaagcaagaagactggcctttgacataccaaaggtgtcccgtGTCTTCAAGGATTCTTACaataaatgttttctttctAGTATCCTGAATAGCCTTTTTCACTTTTTCACCCTTAAACGTTTTGAGTTGTATCCCCacaatgggatacaccaaggacAACAAACCAATCTCTCCCATACAAACTTTGTTCGAGCGTCTATGATTAAGACTTGTACAACTTCTAGTTAGTGTAAAATCATCAGTCAGTTGACAACGTTGGTGACAATGTGCCCCCttgtgacattttgtttggGTCGATATAGCCCAAGTTCAATTCAATATTGATTCAACTCCAAACTTATTACCAAACTAACATGTAAAATtagtggatacaatgatataTCATGTTCCAAAAAGCAGGGCTTGTCAAAGAACAACCTTtagatagaaaaaaaaacataaagtatatattttttttacaacaaacaaCATCTAGACACGGGTGACCAAACAATGTGTTTACGTGTACTAGGTTTACACAAAGCAATAATACTGGAAAtataaatagttttaaaacaaccttctgttaaaaaaataaaataaaaaatcggTTATACTAGAGAGGCAGGCAGAGAAAAGGGTGGGAGGAAAGTATCATGGAGTGGACGGGCCTGACGCTGAATGACTCCCTGAGAAAGTCTGAGAATCGAAAAGGATGGAGGTCATTAACTGACTGACAAATCTCCAAGGGGTGCCCCACGGTTAGAAGACTTCGAGATAGATGATGATATATTAGTCCTTATTTGAAGTGGCCACCCGGCCGAGGTTTCGAAATGGGCCCATAAGTaactaattttgaaaaaaaagtctcattgtttttgttcttccCTTTATTATTTTACAGTTGCCCAACCAACGGGGCCCCGTGCATGAGAGGCATGCAACCGACTCTTTGCCAACATGCATGTCAAAATGAAGGTTGCCGAGACGAGCAGTGTCCACATATCGACGGTACGGTATCAGTAACAGCCTCCTCGGTATACGTCCAATATTCAGACTGAAATGTTTCCAAAAAGGTTGAGGTTAAACTTATACCACTGGCCgaatacttcacagaggcaacgaggGCGTTTGCCCCCATACCCACTGGtgattgcctttgtgcccttgaaatgctccagtaacaATTTCCCCTTAGAGTGCACATTGCACAAAGGAGAAATGCCTCCGTTCACTTTCAATAAAAGAAGCAGCAGGCTTTACCTTTTTATCTTAGCACTTACTAAGTCGTGATCTTTAATCATCCTTAAATCATAACGTTCAGTTCTTATCAGAGCTGAACAAATAATCTCCCTAAACTTGataatgtatttgttttggtAGATTGTAGTAAAAACAATGTACGGAAACTTGataataaaatttgtttttatttgatgtattttttgaaCATATTTGACGTTGGCATGTGGAATTAAGTTTTTAAATTCGATAATGcttaaataaaccatttttgaaatgaGTTGAATTTTGGATCTATTCTTGGTCTTCTCGTAGCGATTATATTAAACAGTGAATGAGTAAGACACCACTGAAAATCACTATAAGGCCACGAGTAGAATAGTTTTACAGGACAATCAAGTTATACCAACAGTAATATATTGTAGTTTATGTCCCTTCGTCTTCACAGATTGGTCTATAGAATCAAACATCTCGTGTACATATTCCCAAGAAACCCTTTGCATCTTTGAAGATGCAGTCATCTGCCAAGACGCAGAGGATAAAGGCGTCTGTGTTTTTAAGAAGTTGGATGAATACGAAAGCGTATCCCTCTGCAAATGTAAAAGCCAACCAGGGGCAGAGGATGATTACCAGCTCTGGAAAAATAGGTAAAGATAAACTCTTGGTGGCAGTAGACAGGGGGGCTGATCAGAGCTGtttattgagagagttgcgacattTTGATCTCCCGCTCAATATAGGCCCTtccgaaaccacggcttcagctttggCTCCGTTCTTTCGTCTGAAGCCATGGGCACGCACGCAAAGCACACGCAATTGCCAAAACAACTGTGGAGCCTAACCGagtctggagccgaagccgtggtatTGAAAAGGGCCATCCTAAAGATCAATGGATGCACAACAAATGTGCAATTTGAAGCCTTTTTGGGCCCAAACAATGCATGTGTGCATTTAGGGTGCCACACTAATCTGCACATTGGGTTCTGATGCATTTGGAcagaaaatgaataaataagttCATAAACCAAGTGACcaaagaaatttttttttactctctAACTACACGGCTCTGGGGGAGGGTTCAGAGttgtgaattttatttttcattttgctaCACATGAGACAGCACATTAAAGCGCCGATGGGGAGACGAATGAAAAACGAAATGGAATGTTTACCATTttatgtgggaggaaaacccctctGTGAACACCAAGGTAatcaggaggggggggggggcgctgaAAATCCAACGAACGTGCAAGGTTTTATTGTGAGGTGGGATTCGGACCGGGGTCCGCAGAGGTGGAAGGCTTAGGGAAGAAACCCCTATGCCAACCTACTGACGAGAATGTTGTGACAACGTgaggtttttggtcaaaaacaaatacaacaccGCGTATTTAGTTACtaatcttttgttatttctcACTCGGCATCAGTTGCAATGAAGACGAAGACAGAGAGCCGTTTGGAGGTGAAAAGCAATCCACTGAGCCTCCTCCAAGCGATGGAAAACCAACTCTTCCAATGACCAAAGTACCACCGATTGATAACACGGGCGGGATGATCAACATTGCAGTCCCTATTCTTTGTTCTCTATTGGTCGTTGTGCTTGTCGTGCTTCTGGTGTTAGCTGTGAAGCTATGCAGGCAGAGAAGTGGAAACCCGGCTCTCTTGAACAACAAAACTCCGTAAGCTTAaagcttgaatttttttttaaatgttgttctCCCTTAGCCTTAGCAATCTTTTAATTATTCTGGTGTTTCTTTATGGAACAAGTTGCATGCTAAGGCACATAATGCATTCGTCTATTAGTGGTTTTCAAAATATGTATAttatcaaattaattttcaagtttATTTTAATCCTCttggtgtttttcttgttaaaCATCTCTAATATCTTTTACTCTGACTGTACGTGTATTTTGAAttaattattttctaattaTTAAGACACGTGACTTCTAATAAAGATCTTGAAAAAAGGTAGATGTTAGGTTAAATTAACGGCTATTTGGACCTCACAaaatgtaatagatgttaaatttgcatcggggatagaatatcaattttggtttttaccaataatCACCATGTGTGTAAGTACtgtatactttcccgagttctgtggacaAAAATCTTCATCTCAAGTTCATCAGCCATGAACATTTTTGTTCATGTTTAACATGTATGTTGTGTACTGTTTGTTGCATATGCTcaagttgtgttttctttctctATCTATCTGTTACTAAAATGCTCAGTCTATGTTCTTGTTAAAGAAAAGCAGAAAGTCCACGAAGtattcaaatttatttatattatagAGATGCGGCACTTTGAGTAGATTTTATCACTCCAAATCATTATGTTTAAATctgattatttaattatttatttgtaattctatttttgtgtgtgcaggAATGGAACCAACAACTCAACAAGTGAAGAACTTAAACCAAATGGTAAGTTGTTGTAGAAACCACAATTATTCCTTAAATGCACCGggcactagtggtaattgtcaaagactagtcttctcacttggtgtatctcaacataatatgtacagaaatttgattggtcgtcaaagtggcgagataataatgggtgggtaaaaaaaaacacccttgtcacacgaagttgtgtgctttcagatgcttgatttcgagacctcaaaatcaaattttgaggtctcgaaatcaagtgtTGAGTGTCTACActaacatttttacaaatatatCACTTCGGACAAGATGGTGAAACCTGTTTTAATTTCTCTTTACGTCAATATTGATACCCTCTACAGTATCCAAACGAGCATCTCAAGCTTTACCTCTGGTACCTAGCGAGTATCCACAGTCGTGCTCAGACGACCACACGTATTATTCGTTAGATCATGACGTCAAAGATGAGGGGAGCTCCTGCTATGTGATCCACGAGAAAAATAGTGCGCCATCTCAGCCCGACAAAGTCGTAAGTACGGAGGATGCCGACCATAAGTATTCGGTGCTAGAGAAAACACAAAGTATTGGGAACATAGGAGTGAGCGACCCAGATTACACAACCTCTACAGAGGCTCCTGTTGAAGCGGAAAGCGACCGTTCCCCAGTGCTGATGATGACTGAGGAGAGCGATACTCCACTCAAGCGGTATGGATATGAGGTTGCCGTGGTTGCGCCACCGAAGGAAAACATTCGTTCTCCGGTGAATAAGACTGCAGAGAGCGAGACCAATACCGTTCAATCTGGATACGAGGTTGCCGTCGTTGCACCTTCAAAGGAAAACACTCGTTCTCCGTTGGATAAGCCTGCAGAGAGCGAGACCATTAATGTTCAATCTGGATACGAGGTTGCGGTCGTCGCACCTCCAAAAGAAAACAGTCGTTCTCCGGTGCACAAGCCGGCAGAGAACAAGACCGCTAGTGTTCAATCTGGATACGAGGTTGCGGTCGTTGCACcttcaaaagaaaacattcGTTCTCCGGTGCACAAGCCTGCAGAGAGTGAGACCTCTAATGATCAATCTGGATACGAGGTTGCTGTCGTTGCAACTCCACGTGCCGACCCAAGCGACTCTGCCCTCTACGACCACTTCGACAGATCGACAAGCCGGCTGTCGAGTGTGGGCGACCCTCCTGATCAAGAAAACAGCGACTACCAACATTTAGTGAAGGTTTAAAAGTACAAGTGGTCTCCTAATCTTGAtcttttaaacttttaaatCGCCCATGTTTCATTGTATTCAAACTGCATTCTCAACCCAGGGCCCAtccccaattgcatagagctgctcaaacaCAACATATTGCTTatcaattttctgctaagcagaaacgagcAGGCTACCAGTCCTGCTTATGACATGGTAATTTGGTTGATGACCTTAATCCTGAGAGTGTATTTTGTTATGCCAAGCtactttttatgcttaagcagctctgtgaaaccCGGTCCCAGGTTCACTAGGCTCACTCATATAACTTGTTACATGTATACATCGTTCCACACGCCAGTAGGATCGTAAGTCAGTCATTACCAACATTGGATATAAACCATAGTGATATGAACCATAGATGGAGCCCTTTACATACACAACTCTGTGTTACAGTCACCGTGTGGACAATGTACCAAGGGAAAATCGTATTTGTTAATAAtgtaaataacactgtgtggacgtgtgtaagtccacagagttttcccaagtcctcaaaataTGTGGACTTCTTTATAgttctcaggtccacactttgTATGTAGCATCTTAACACACGAAACCGTGGTGGCCCACCAATGGTTTCGAACCCTTAGGGGTGAGTTACGTACACATTTCTCTAATATAATATTGGCTGTGTGAACTGGTGCATCTTGTGTTATACGATGGATCAGCACCATTTTCTTAACAGCAATAAAGTGCTTCTAGGCCATGTCACGTAGTTTTGTACGCCTTTCATAAGATATAACTATGATATAACAACCCTCTTAAAGTGGTATTCAACAACAAACCTTGATGGTCCAAAGGTACCTACTATTGTTGTTGTTCACACAACTTATATCATTTTAGCAAACGTGTAAATGTTAATAAATTGTTCACAAATCATTTAATCCAGACGTAGTTGTCAAAAATCATGTTAGTTGaatctcatacatgtacatggcacgAGCTGTAATATAAGACATGTAataccaaaaataaaataaataaataaaatagttcAATTTCAGAAAGCTGACGTAGTTTGCTTCACAATATTTGTATTGTTCATGGTCTTTGTCAAGAGACTATATGCACATTGCATGACCAAAGTATTGACAAAAACTGCACCTGCGTGTGGGCATGGTCTTGTTTGGGTGTAGACGCAAACCATTATTTACACTTGGTATAAGAATAAAGCAAGGACCGCTAAGCAATCATTATGTACGTACATACATTGACGTAGGCACCGACCTTCGGGTGATAGGCATTCACGAATGTCACTGAAGCATGCCCAGCAACCCAAACGAAGGGCGTTTAGGTCCACGCAATTTTGAAGGTTGAAGACGATCAACCTTTTAAAGGTGTGATTTTTCCCCAATGTGGTATAGCTTGTTAATCTAAATGACTTACTTTAAAAAAGGAAGGGTTGAATTTTAAGTTTAGTACCTATCGGTTGGAGGTGCCATTTTAACTGCTCagagaaataaacaaattaaatctgAGTACAAGggaaatagacctttatcacgctgtcaccatttTAGGCTATGTTctctgtttccataacagtaatgaatgctaacattaattgctcaaacatggcaccagactattatttcgtccagcctcagtttggttacaatgagttggagtaaaatcaagaagGCCTCATCGTGATAAAGCCCTATAAAGGCCTCGTTGGAGTTTAAAAGAGATCAGTGTTTTACTAAGATTATGAAACAGTTTATTTCCATTGTAAAAGGCACCGGATACTTAAAGTATTGTCTAAGACAATTTTTGTCACTTCgtgtatatcccaacataatttgtaatgcaaaaaataacaagtctgtcaAGATGTTGACTTaatattgaagttgcaagagaataatgtacatgtaatacgaaaaagaaaaaaaaaccactattGCACAAATTCGTTTCTTTTTAGCTGCCTACTAAAAATCTTCATGcatgaagttttttttaatattttgagtgagaatttaccccTCTCTCAACTTCttcactgcagagggagctgttttctcacaatgttttatactatcaacagctccccgattagtcgttaccaagtaagtttgtatgcagtcaattattttgtgtaattacaaaatgtgcccagtgtctttaaagtctaAATTGTAACCGGATATCCCTCACATACTTAGCAAAAAGCCTTAAGCATTCAGTTAAAGGCTCACATAAAGTCACATAGAAGATTTTAACTATTACTGTTCGTCACgagcataaaaaaattacaaatatttaaatatgtttccatttttttaattgtgcaATTCTAGTGTTCTGTATATCTTCCTGTAATTCAACGATTGGTCGCCATGGGAAATTAGCTTTTGAAGAATAAATtagaattaaagacactggacactattggtaattgtcaaagaccagtcctaggtgtatctcaacatatgcaataacaaacctgcgaaaatttgagcttgattgttTGTCGGAGTTGGGAGATAACTAtgggggaaaaacacccttgtcacacgaagttgagtgcttacagatgcttgatttcgagaactcaaattctaaacttgaggtctcgaaatcaagttcgtggaaaattacttctttctcgaaaactatggcacttcagagggagccgtttctcacaatgttttatactatctgcctctccccattactcgttaccaagtgaggttttatgctgataaatattttgagtaattaccaatagtgtccactacctttataTAAACGCATGTTTCTAATACATATTTGGCTTCACAACCCTTTTCAGCTCCAGATTATGTGAATGGTTCCCCTTGAACTCATCATAATATGCTGTTTATAGTCAACGTACGTCAAAACGTGTATGAAATGAAAGGTCCTTGAAAAAGGACTTGTTTTAGATTAAATTTAATAACTTTCTAtacttaaaaaataacaacaacaacaacaggatGTCTCTTTAACATTTGAAGTCCGACCTTGACCATTGgatcttaaaataaaaattgtaaagTCTGTACTTCATGTTGAACTCTTTTGTAGTCAGGCTACACCTCATATTCTTATTGTATGGTCTGCATTCATAACGAGTTGGTCATGCGTTGTTCATTCTGACGCTTACTGTGAGTCTATGGTTTAGGAATACGCCAGGGTGTGTTTACAAATCACAGTGAACTGGCAAGTGGAAACCATTTCAAGTTTGGGACACATAATGAGTCCATGACTGAGGTATACGCTGGGGGGTGTCTACAGCTCGCAGTAAACGGCACAAGTGAAACTCATTTCAAGTTTATTAGCCATTAAGACACATATCGAGTCCACAGTTGACGAATACGCTGGAATTGTGTTTAGAAAGTGAAATCATTTCAAGTTTATAGCCAGTGGGACACAAACTGAGTCCGTGAGTGAGGGATACGCTGGGGTGTCTACAACTTGCAGTAAACGGCACAAGTGAAACTCATTTCAAGTTTATTAGCCATTAAGACACATATCGAGTCCACAGTTGACGAATACGCTGGAATTGTGTTTAGAAATCGCAGTGAACGGGCAAGTGAAATCATTTCAAGTTTATAGCCAGTGGGACACACACTGAGTCCGTGACTGAGGAATACGCAGGGGGTGTCTACAAATCGCAGTGAACGGGCAAGTGAAAcccattttcaaatttgtttgccagTGGGACACAAACTGAGTCCGTGACTGAGGAATACGCTGGGGGCGTCTACAAATCGCAGTGAACGGGCAAGTGAAATCATTTCAAGTTATAGCCAGTGGGACACATACTGAGACCACGGTTGAGGAATACGCTGGGGGTGTTTACAAATCGCAGTTAACGGACAAGTGAAATCATTTCAAGTTTATTAGCCATTGAGACACAAACTGAGTCCGTGACTGAGGGATACGTACACGCTGGTGTGTATTTTACAAATCGCAGTGAACGGTTCAAGTGAAACCCATTTCCAAGTTAATTAGCCAGTGAGTAGAGCTACTCTGTAGAATGGGTAGATCCACGCTAAGGATGTGGCTTCTTGAATGGTCGACACACATAGACTATGTAAGAGTTATTTTCTACATGTGGCTTGGTGCTGGACTTCTAGCAACCAACAACTGTGTGGCACAACAGACCACTCAGTCACTCAGTAGCATACAGGTGACAACGAATAATGAAGAGGTAGACCTACCGACAGAATTGGGAGATCGCTCAGACGAATTGAGGAGACACTTATACAGGTAACCATAATAATATTGGTGTTATAGTTTACAAATAATCACATATCTTGGGGCGCATCAAACATGGGCgtcaatcggggggggggggggggctggggacACAGGGGGACATCTTTTGGAGGGTGCGGGCCGCGGACCCCAGGCCGTAAACATTATGCCCCCTTCCCACCTTCCatgacggattgacgcccccgGCATCAAAGCAcccaacaattgttttttttttcaacatgttACTCAAAGCTGGTTTGTTGAACATAGTAGAACAATTAAAGCACCTTCAATGCCCGTAGTGTGGTAACTGTTTACATTTACTGCGGCGTTTATCAGCAGTAGGGCCAAATTTACTCAACACTCGGGACACATGGCTTTACTGACGGACGGCTTCAAAAAACTATGCCTTTAAACATAATTGGGGCTTTGGTGCTTCGCTCTTGACTGCTCGGCCAAGAAACGTTATTTGAACAGCAGAATGAAGCTCGttcttttaaaaatatacaatCACAAGTTGTCAGAATAttcagttttgaaaacaaaataaacataaaaattTTCCACAATTACCTAGCCCTGGCGGCACAataggaagagtcctatatagggctaactATTACTATGATTGTTGTTTTGGAAGTGTTGTGTTTCATTTCCACTTTCTCTAACTTTAACACAATACAACAAACCACCATTATTGAATAAAACTTAATTCAGAGTGGTTCTCGCGGAAACGAGAACAATAACGGTTAATGTCCACAATTGATTTTTTATATTGACTCAAAAGACTCTTTTATTTCAATGTTTCAGTCCATTTGATAATGGATTATTTTCacatcccccccccaaaaaaaaaaaccccaaaaacaaaatataacatgCTATTTATAAAGATACTGTTAAAAGCTGCACCATGGTGTAAGCGAGTGAGTTTCTTTATTACGATAGTGAATATACCACTCTACAGTTCTGTTTACGATCAGATTAACAGGGATATCTCATTAATTTG
Above is a genomic segment from Asterias amurensis chromosome 6, ASM3211899v1 containing:
- the LOC139938518 gene encoding uncharacterized protein produces the protein MGCLIVYVLPRRCVLMMTTLLLLNTIEPHTAQPSDISPLFLIEFVDLIRELFCEGCPTNGAPCMRGMQPTLCQHACQNEGCRDEQCPHIDDWSIESNISCTYSQETLCIFEDAVICQDAEDKGVCVFKKLDEYESVSLCKCKSQPGAEDDYQLWKNSCNEDEDREPFGGEKQSTEPPPSDGKPTLPMTKVPPIDNTGGMINIAVPILCSLLVVVLVVLLVLAVKLCRQRSGNPALLNNKTPNGTNNSTSEELKPNVSKRASQALPLVPSEYPQSCSDDHTYYSLDHDVKDEGSSCYVIHEKNSAPSQPDKVVSTEDADHKYSVLEKTQSIGNIGVSDPDYTTSTEAPVEAESDRSPVLMMTEESDTPLKRYGYEVAVVAPPKENIRSPVNKTAESETNTVQSGYEVAVVAPSKENTRSPLDKPAESETINVQSGYEVAVVAPPKENSRSPVHKPAENKTASVQSGYEVAVVAPSKENIRSPVHKPAESETSNDQSGYEVAVVATPRADPSDSALYDHFDRSTSRLSSVGDPPDQENSDYQHLVKV